The Ichthyobacterium seriolicida sequence TAAACCTTAACACTTTTACCCTCGTATTCTTTATAATTTTCGAAATACGACTTGCCCGTTTGCCATATGAGCTGAATATTTTCCTTTGAAAACCAATTTAAATTATCCCTTATTATTTCATTTATAGCTCTTGCCCCTAAACTTCCACCTAAAATTAAAACGGTCTTCAAATTTTTATCCAAACCGAAATAATCAAAAGCCTTTGACTTATCGACATTGGTATTTATTATTTCACTTCTAATAGGGTTTCCTGTAATAATTATCTTCTCTTTAGGAAAAAATAAATCCAAATTTCTATAAGCCACACATATAGAAGAAACTATTTTTCCTAGAAACTTATTGGTAATGCCTGGATAAGAATTTTGCTCTTGTATAAGAGTGGGGATTCCCAATAGATAAGCTGCAAATAAAATAGGACCACTAGCATATCCCCCTGTGCCTACAACTACATCTGGACCAAAACTCCTGAGAATAAAAAAAGATCTGAATACAGATACCATCAGTTTTATAGGCAACAATAAGTTTTTGTAAAAATCTTTTCTCTGCAAACCTGATATCCATAAACCTTTTATCTCATACCCTTCTAAAGGGATCTTCTTCATCTCCATTTTTCCATATGACCCGACAAACAAGATATCTGATTCGGGACTAATACTTTTTAGCTGATTAGCTATAGATACGGCAGGATAAATATGTCCACCTGTTCCGCCTCCACTCAAAAGCAAACGAATACTCTTATTAGACATTAACCTCTTTTACCTTATTCTTTGTTACAACATGTTTACTAACGCCCAAAATAACTCCCAGAGCAATACAGGTTGCCCAAATAGCCGAACCTCCACTGCTCATAAGTGGAAGCGGTTGACCCGTCACTGGAAATATTCCAACTACTACACCGATGTGTATAACTGCTTGAAAAATTATAGGTAATATCATGCCCATGACTAAAAGCATCCCAAAAGTATCTTTAATTTTTACAGCTGTCTGTACCGACTTATGTAAAATACCTATGTATAAGAGTATCAAAACTATAGCACCTACCAAACCCGATTCTTCTGTTATAATAGCAAATATAAAATCTGAAAAAGACTGAGGTAAAAAGTTTTTCATAGTGCTCTTGCCAGGACCTATACCAAACCATCCACCTAACTTAACAGCTTCCATAGCTCCATTAGATTGATAAGTTTCATTTGTATCCCCATTGATAAATGAACTAATTCTATTAGACCAAGTCTTTGCACGAACAGGACCGTAATCGGAAAATACATTTATCATCAAAAAAAATATAAGTGCAATAACACAAGTGCTTCCTATAATTCTAAACATATATTTAAATGGGAATTTGCCTATTAACATAAGTGTGAGATTACTAATAAATATTAGCATCGCTGTAGACAAATTAGACGGAAATACCAATAATACTATAACTGCTAAAGGTATTAACAAGTATAAACATTCCTTAAAATTATTATAGACACCATTCTTTTTTGATAAAAAAGCAGCCGTATACATCATACTTACGTATATAGCAAAAGCAGAAGTCTGGAAACTAACCCCACCTATTCGTATCCATCTACTCGCACTATTTACACTAGTGCCAAAAAACAGAGTTATTGTCAGTAGAATAATAATTACAAGAACCATGATCACCGATATTCTCTTGTAATAATTATAATCTATCCTGTGTACTAAAAATATAATGATAAAACCAAAAAATAGATGAAAAGCATGTTTTATAAGAATCAAAGAAGTATTCCCATCTCCATACAGATAAGCTGGATTACTACTGGTAGTATAATTAGGCCAAAAAGAAAATAAGGCTAATGCAAAAATAGCACTCCAAAGAGTTTTATTGCCTCTTATATTTTTTATCCTAGATATCACTGTATATTTTTTACCGCCTCTTTAAATCTATTGCCTCTATCTTCATAATTTTCAAATAAATCAAAACTAGCACAAGTGGGTGATAGTATTACAGTATCTCCCAATACCGCTATCTCATTAGCTAACCCAACTGCTTCAGTCATAGATTTAGTCTGAAAAATATACTCTGTCTTATTTTTAAAAATATCTATAATTTTAGAATTATCTACTCCTAAACATATCATAGCCTTTACTTTTTTTTTCACTAAAGGAATAAGCTCGGTGTAATCATTTCCCTTATCCTGACCTCCTACTATCCAAATAATAGGCCTACTTATATTCTCTAAAGCAAAAAATGTAGAATTAACATTAGTAGCTTTAGAATCATTTATATACTCCACACCATTTATTTCCAATACCCTTTCAAATCTGTGCTCAACTGAACTAAAATGCTCTAAAGTATGCTTTATATATCTGTCTTGTACATTTAAGATTTTTGCACAAACACTCGCCGCCATAGAATTACAAATATTGTGAATACCCTTTAAAGCCATACTATTCAATGCCATTTTAAAATACAATTCTCCATAATTGAAAATCATATCACCCTTGGAAATACCAATGCCTCCATCTACAATATCTGTGGCAGAAAAGGGAATTGTTTTAGCATCTATCTCAATAGATCTCATATAATCTTTAATTATTTCGTCTTCTTTGTAGTATAGAAAATAGTCGTGCTCGCTTTGATTTTTTAGGATTCTAAACTTAGACTTTATATAATTCTCAATATCGTAATCATAACGATCCAAATGATCTGGAACTATATTTAACAATACAGCTATCTCAGGCCTGAAT is a genomic window containing:
- the murG gene encoding undecaprenyldiphospho-muramoylpentapeptide beta-N-acetylglucosaminyltransferase, with product MSNKSIRLLLSGGGTGGHIYPAVSIANQLKSISPESDILFVGSYGKMEMKKIPLEGYEIKGLWISGLQRKDFYKNLLLPIKLMVSVFRSFFILRSFGPDVVVGTGGYASGPILFAAYLLGIPTLIQEQNSYPGITNKFLGKIVSSICVAYRNLDLFFPKEKIIITGNPIRSEIINTNVDKSKAFDYFGLDKNLKTVLILGGSLGARAINEIIRDNLNWFSKENIQLIWQTGKSYFENYKEYEGKSVKVYKFLSRMDLAYSCSDIVISRAGAITLSELIGVKKASIIIPSPNVAEDHQTKNAEALCRDKAAVMIKEKDLQKSFITELDDLISDSEKIEQIENNLSNIAIPNSAKRIVDEILKLSKK
- a CDS encoding FtsW/RodA/SpoVE family cell cycle protein, producing the protein MISRIKNIRGNKTLWSAIFALALFSFWPNYTTSSNPAYLYGDGNTSLILIKHAFHLFFGFIIIFLVHRIDYNYYKRISVIMVLVIIILLTITLFFGTSVNSASRWIRIGGVSFQTSAFAIYVSMMYTAAFLSKKNGVYNNFKECLYLLIPLAVIVLLVFPSNLSTAMLIFISNLTLMLIGKFPFKYMFRIIGSTCVIALIFFLMINVFSDYGPVRAKTWSNRISSFINGDTNETYQSNGAMEAVKLGGWFGIGPGKSTMKNFLPQSFSDFIFAIITEESGLVGAIVLILLYIGILHKSVQTAVKIKDTFGMLLVMGMILPIIFQAVIHIGVVVGIFPVTGQPLPLMSSGGSAIWATCIALGVILGVSKHVVTKNKVKEVNV
- the murD gene encoding UDP-N-acetylmuramoyl-L-alanine--D-glutamate ligase produces the protein MKGLIVVLGGAESGVGAAVLAKSKGFEVFLSDCRVIKEKYKLILNRENISFEQLKHSEEIILSAAEIIKSPGIPDDIDILNKARNKGIKIISEIEFAYRYTNAQIIAVTGSNGKTTTTLLIYEILKSAGLNVCMAGNIGSSFALRVAEGDFDFYVLELSSFQLDGIVEFRPEIAVLLNIVPDHLDRYDYDIENYIKSKFRILKNQSEHDYFLYYKEDEIIKDYMRSIEIDAKTIPFSATDIVDGGIGISKGDMIFNYGELYFKMALNSMALKGIHNICNSMAASVCAKILNVQDRYIKHTLEHFSSVEHRFERVLEINGVEYINDSKATNVNSTFFALENISRPIIWIVGGQDKGNDYTELIPLVKKKVKAMICLGVDNSKIIDIFKNKTEYIFQTKSMTEAVGLANEIAVLGDTVILSPTCASFDLFENYEDRGNRFKEAVKNIQ